In Lathyrus oleraceus cultivar Zhongwan6 chromosome 2, CAAS_Psat_ZW6_1.0, whole genome shotgun sequence, the DNA window tacaaggatcttgggttaggttcaagagcctcagcacgtagtgcgagcataatgaacgactcaaacgattagcatgggattgactgctagtcccttctatctgccaattgcctcttcacttaggaggaccTGAAGTACATGGtacaaaagtaaacaaacacagtcattgcctcttaaagaggacttcagccaaatgcctgccaaaagaaacgacagggcttccagactacatggagttagaggatgattacctagatggtacgccaaccacaagcaaagcaaagctcaagcaatgagctaaagcggctaatgtacctgtaagaaagtcaaacaagtcaatatggtattcagacaaaccaaacagacaatcaacagtgttacaaccaatatgcacacaaggcaagtcaacaactcaagtgagttctTCACCAATGATCCTACAACACGACCAAGGTTAGTATACAAAGTAAttttgcatctcaagtcataagattgcatcaaccactagagctaatagcttgaacctgaaatacaaagctcaaaagatgagtacaaaccactagtaccaagactaggaAGTCCTAaacgaaggaaccgtgctaccttaattgacatgcaaacgagagactatgcgaagtctagcaatcctatggggatacaatcacaccacacaaaaacatatacatgaagtaaacacaccaacaagggggctcaaacatccgggtaaggctttagtcaaggggtcatatcaacctcgacaaacaagccaacttgaagggtatctgagggctcttaaccactgacattgaccgtcagggtgagcagatgaaaggtaatgaggattgaacctcatagctcttaacccgggcctgggtgagcttcaaatcaatgaaaaTGTGGGGATCCAaaatgtgggaccctactccacttgactgactctatatacaaggatcttgggttaggttcaagagtctcagcacgtagtgcgagcataatgaacgactcaaacgattagcaggggattgACTGCTAGttcccttctatctgccaattgcctcttcacttaggaggacctgaagtacatggcacaaaagtaaacaaacacagtcattgcctcttaaggaggacttcagccaaatgcctgccaaaagaaacgacagggcttccagactacatggagttagaggatgattacctaggtggtacgccaaccacaagcaaagcaaagctcaagcaatgagctaaagcggctaatgtacctgtaagaaagtcaaacaagtcaatatggtattcagacaaaccaaacagacaatcaacagtgttacaaccaatatgcacacaaggcaagtcaacaactcaagtgagttctTCACCAATGATCCTACAACACGACCAAGGTTAGTGTACAAAGTAAttttgcatctcaagtcataagattgcatcaaccactatacctaatagcttgaacctgaaatacaaagctcaaaagatgagtacaaaccactagtaccaagactagggtcaaaggcaaagcaaaaagtcaaaatagcagccaatattcaacatgaagcacatttattcaagtaagaacatgtcctaaaaaggaccatactcaaatcctaaggcaaatcCCTCTAATGAGCatgctaaggcaaaggcaattacaaagcacacaattggacattaagagtagaaattccatattaaaacaaaaatgaatcaaataaccatggaaatatttatgtgcacacaacaggttaaacacaagcatcatgcaaaaaattggaatcagaaaagctcaattggcatgtcaatgaaaatgaacaagatcaacatcaaattgtgtgacacacattgtcacaccatacatccatgtgcctaaaacagaaatgaaaaatgctaaaaataccAGACAAAGGCTCAAACGTCatgcaacatgttaggaatcagcataccaaatttcaagttaattggacaaacaatgagcattttacaattaactgaatgaagcatggtagatttgcatacatgttcaaacatcaGTTCACCttcaaaaatccagaaatgataaaatcaggaaatTGACATAAACAAAtaatagacatcaagatgaacatgtaggaaaaaatttggatttatttggattcattttctattttttatgattttttcaatttgatgaaataaaatggaaatagTAAATAAATGCATGTCAAAAAgtggagggaaatggaaaatgTTTGACAACATTTGAAATAATGCAAGAGGTGAGGATCGAACCAGGTTCACATTAAAATAGAGGCGCTGGGAAAAATAAAATCCACAATGTACACGGCCAGGAATCGAGTGGTGTATGCgcttaaaaaaataaaatcacAATTTGCCAAAGGTGGGAATCGAACCCAGGGCACATCAAAACGCTGCCGCTTCACTAATTGAAGTGGCAAGCCACATCAGCAGTCCAAGGCGTGCGTGGAATGGTCAAGCGAGTGTGAGCCAACGAAAGCGCCAAACCAGCGCTCACGTGTATGCACGCGTGGATAAAACCCTAGAGGATTTGCAGGCGGCGGAGCAAGGCagtttccaccgtcttctccggtggatcaCGTGGCAAATCATGAACATTTTTTCCAGAAACTAGAAAAATGTATATCATTGGAACCGTCTTCCTTCGTAGAACACGAATATACCAATAACTAAGCCTAACAGTCCATAGATAATGCAAATCGAAGCAGAGAAATATCCTAGATCTAAACTTTATTTCAACGTATCTCACTCAATTTTTTaccaaatcaaaaactatttaTATCAGGATGATCAGCAATGAAAACTCTACAATATCATGGCAATAGAATGAAGAATTAAGATGATCAAatttccaacctcttgaagaacaatGAGTTGATTCCGTGGATTCAAGCTCCCTCCAGCTCCAAATCTTCTCCTCCAACCTTATTATGACGCTTTACACACGAATTGGCTTGGATCTTGCTTAATCTTCaagttccatgttcatcttcatgagTTCAACTCGCTTGATTCTTGATGAAATTCTTCAATCCAGCACTCAATTCCTACTATATGATGATCTAGgaacaagattatgcaataaaaatcatgtgttatatgaagaatttttgaatttggattgagagaaaaattggagggaaaatgtgatctagatctagaatgtgttagaatgagcaaaacagttacaattaagcttatatatgacatgttaattatgctgtaatcatgattaggcattggctaatgaaaaattaagaagatatgaggtgtatgaccaaattGCATAAGTCACCTTATGCATGGCCCAATCCCACGTGAATAGTAGCATGCATGGTCCAATTAAACTTAAAATGAGCTTATGAACATGATAGGATTGGAATTAAACtcatatgatcaaccaaattcaaattcttcattttccctccaaaaagcacatgcatggccaaatgatcatgtgacattatttcatgcaatgcaatgatggatttggaaaatataggttatgacatgcaatttgcaaaaggagtggcctaaattggagttttagatcaaaagttatggcactttgaagtttcatgcacacttggtgaccatttgctcataactcctcaacccttcatcagatactcatgatctttgactttttggaaatgggagagaaagatcttcaactttcatgttggacaaaaattcatttgaagcttattttatgttgtaaattcaagttgaatatggtctaaaaacttgccatttttggaaacttgaaattacaggtcactttccattttgggaaacttttgatctggcttcaaaaccTTCAAGGTAAGTGTTTGACATGATGGATAGGCCTCtcttggacatgaatgaagtctctcaaaccatttctccacctcctaggtctcagttgactttcagttgacttttatgggccccagatgacctggcaatgcactgatgacttttgagcctctaacacttggaaaagttgcttcaaaatgaaccttgattcatataagctctctagaatactcatgtggccttcatctcaagggAATACTTGCTCTTTTGATGACTCTCCTTGATGCCAATGCTTATTGATATGGtgcaatgcaatatgtaatgttaatgtaatgttaatgacctaaaacatgaaatgaatgcatgagtgggggtgcaaatttgaggtgcttgtcataccccgattttgctcctgaattttttatgaggtttggttttgatccaaagtcatggtgttgtgattgtggatacctctatggtctgggtcatctgaacaaccaagtttcttgtgtttctaaccacttgccagtcatgttattggttcatggatactataaccttatggtcttatttcatggttttgttcatacacattatcagtcaagttattttcttttcaaaagtcaaacattcaagtcatgactaaaccaattgtgaaaaccaacttcaaaccattttgttaatccgtttcaatttatttcatgtcattgtaGACCATTACATGTGAGTCCATACAAGAAAATACAAGAAAATACAAATTTTGACattttgaccaactgttgactttggtcaatagttgactttttggtcaactttgaccaaagtcaacccaaatccATTAAACCTTAAATTCACCCATAATTGTCCATTGAATATCCATTTACAAAGAAGATCATAATTGACACCGACCCTGGAATCGATGATGCTATGGCTATATTCCTTGGAAACTTTTACAACTATCTATGGAAACGTTTACACTACTCTTGCTACCAGAAATGCGTTGCATCTTTTGGAAGTTGCTGGAAGAACTGATATACCAGTTGCTGAAGGATCCCATGTCACATTAACTAAAGGGACGAAACTTCGCATTATAGATTTCGTTCATGGTGCAGATGGACTTGGCAACCAAAACTTTCCTCCACCAAATGGGAAACCCATTGAAGAATCAGCTACTGAATTCTTGCGAAAGCTGACCCTGGAAAAGTCACTGTGGTGGCGTTGGGCCCTCTTACAAATATTGCTTTGGCTATACAGATGGACCCGGAATTCGCTAAGAACATCGGGAAAATTGTTCTGCTTGGTGGATCTTTTGCAGTAAACGGCAATGTGAATCCAGCTGCTGAAGCAAATATATTTGGTGATCCAGATGCTGCTGATGTTGTATTCACAAGTGGTGCAGATGTATTGGCAGTTGGAATAAATGTTACTCACCAAGTCGTATTGTCAGGTTCTGATCGAGAAAAGTTAGCAAGTTCAAAAGGAAAATTTGCTCAATACCTGACCGGAATCTTAGAGGTGTATTTCTCTTACCATTGTGACGCATACAACACCAATGGAGTTTACCTTCATGACCCAACAGCGTTGCTTGCAGCCATTGATCCTTCACTTGTAACTTGCACAGAGGGTGCTGTTAGAGTCCAAACCTGCAAAAAGAAACCAGTTGTCAGGTGCATGACTGGAGACTTTCAGTTTGCGGCGAATAGATTCGAGCAGGAAGCGGATTGATTCTACAAATGATACATTCAAAGAGCCAAGAGCCAGAGAACCGAGACTGTATCGTATAAGCCTCTTCATGGAGGAAAAGACAGAAATAAAAGGAATTTCTGGTGATGCTTCACCATGTCCCCAATAATAAGAGGCGACAGGTCCGACAATCACCGTTGATGAGCATGCAATGAGAAATTGTGTAACCTAATAACAACCAAACAGGTGAAAGAGGATAGCAACTCCAATATGTGGTGTGTAATGGATGCTATATCCGCAACAGCGATCACAGATTACCCTCTTTTCCATGAGGCTATATGAACAACAGTTAGAAGCATGACTCTATTATATTCTGTTAAACTAAATTTGTTAGTGTTAGTTAGTGAATGTCAAAAATGTTAGTTGATAGCTTGTTAAATTCTAGTGAGGCCATCACAAAAGGATCACAAGCACAATTCAACTTCATAACATTTACATAGATTTGCCTCCCTTGTTCTAGTGTCGTTAAAAGAGAGCAAGCCTTGACAAGGGTAGCGAAAGTGTGTGCGCCCAATTGCATTCCAGCAAGCCACATCTGATGGTACACAAAAAGAGCATGCTCTTATTCCATTTTGTCCTGTTAATCGATAGCTGCAGCCCCAAACTCAACTCGTAAACCAGGCTATTGCTTCAAGTCCCGAGTCTCACTAACAACTTTGTGAACTAGGTCCTCTAGTAGGGAATGATTCACATCAACAATGGATTCAATGAGACAATAATATCCTTGTTCTGGAGCTATAATATGAGATGGGAGCTGATTGTCAAAGACAGTATAAATTTTATCACCACCGGGTCGCACGCCATCAAAATGGTCTTTGAATGTTTGATCAAATGAGCGGCATATTTCCATAAAACTTTCCCCCAACATCAGCTGCAACAGGCTTTCCACAACATTATTTAGGGAGGTTAATCTCTGGAGGTGTGTCTTGAACAGCGCCGAGTACTGAACCATCTCCAGGACGAGCAACCTTCTTGCCAAGAACTTTCACAGTTTCAATCTCGTCCAGTGGTTTTGCATTTTCAGCAGCATGAGCCTGAGCCAAATTGGAATAATTTAAGGCTGATTATGAGAAGAATGCCATTTTATCTTCTGTAAGCTTCCTCAGGAACCTTGCTGGATTACCTCCTCAACCTCTCCACAGGGGATCCTGGTATGCTGCTTGACAAGAGCTCCAGCAACAACCATGACATGTTTCTCAACATACACACCATCAAGTAAGGTCACGCCCATTCCAATGAATGCCTCATCCTCAACAATACATCCTTGTAACACAACAGTGTGACCTACAATGACATTATCTCCAATGATAGCAGCTTTGGCTTGCAGCGGCGGTAGTAGCGTTTGTGTCATGGTTGCTTGCTGTATTTTGGAAGTTCGTATCGGCTGCGTTTTGGAACTTTGGTGCATTAGCTTGTTCATGTTTTCATGAATTTGTTAGAGTTGGAATGTTTCAATTTTAGCTCTGTCACAATTTTGAAGGAGGTTGAGGGTTGAATGGTTCATGGCTTAGTTCTTGAAGAATTATGCCGCGACTTTTCATGCAGGAAGTTAGTTTGCTGCCAGTGCTTTGCCTGACTGTTGAAAAGGGCAGGTTCATAGGCATTTACGATAGCAGGATTAACAGAGGAAGTATCCGACCAAAGAGCGACACCGCGGGCTGCCAAATTTCCAATTTCTGATATAACTGAATTGTATGACATGATCTCTACGTTTGCTTTCTTCAAGTGGGAATCCACCTCTTCGGTAGCTTTTGAATTGTTGATAAATAATTTAGCTCCACCAATCTCCACAATCAAATATGCATACATAACAGGTGAATATGGGATATCACTGCCTCTCAAGTCCAAACAAGACCAGTACACAATTGAAACCAAACGTCCATAACAAACCATTGAACCTCAACCGAAACTGCTTTCGAAAGCTTACCATTCGTTATGACGTGAGCTGCCTCAAACCAGTACGCAATTGAGCGTTGTAGTCGGCACCGATCCTGCAACATTGCCAACAATTTACAGCAATTGAGCGTTGTACAACTGATGATTCATTTAGCAACGAGATGCCACATTTCAAGCATTGCAACAGCCAGGTAGTACGACAC includes these proteins:
- the LOC127122736 gene encoding gamma carbonic anhydrase 1, mitochondrial, whose amino-acid sequence is MTQTLLPPLQAKAAIIGDNVIVGHTVVLQGCIVEDEAFIGMGVTLLDGVYVEKHVMVVAGALVKQHTRIPCGEVEEAHAAENAKPLDEIETVKVLGKKVARPGDGSVLGAVQDTPPEINLPK